One window from the genome of Bradyrhizobium xenonodulans encodes:
- a CDS encoding phosphotransferase family protein: MADGVRKDEEFSGTKPVEERHRIDEMRLEAWMRDNVEGYQGPLVVLQFKGGQSNPTYRLDTPNRSYVMRRKPFGKLLPSAHAVDREYRVIAALGKQGFPVAHAYALCQDDGVIGSAFYIMSMEDGRVFWDPTLPSQDNDARRKIFTSKIETLAKLHMYDPTAIGLGDFGKPGNYFARQIDRWTKQYRASETQHIPEFEKVAEWLPRTVPEQARVSIVHGDYRLDNMIFHATEPRVQAVLDWELSTLGDPMADFTYLLMQWVMPGLEGADLKALNIPSVEEAAQIYCNVTKMTVPDLNWYFAYNLFRLAGITQGIAGRVRDGTAANAKALESAKRTVPLSKASWDYAQKAGAV; the protein is encoded by the coding sequence GTGGCTGACGGCGTCAGGAAAGACGAAGAGTTCTCGGGCACCAAGCCGGTCGAGGAGCGTCATCGTATCGACGAGATGCGGCTCGAAGCCTGGATGCGCGACAACGTCGAGGGCTATCAGGGCCCGCTGGTCGTGCTCCAGTTCAAGGGCGGTCAGTCCAATCCGACCTACCGGCTCGACACGCCGAACCGTTCCTACGTGATGCGCCGCAAGCCGTTCGGCAAATTGCTGCCGTCGGCGCATGCGGTCGATCGCGAATACCGCGTGATCGCGGCCCTTGGAAAGCAGGGCTTTCCGGTCGCGCACGCCTATGCGCTGTGCCAGGACGACGGCGTCATCGGCTCGGCCTTCTACATCATGTCGATGGAAGACGGCCGCGTGTTCTGGGATCCGACGCTGCCGAGCCAGGACAACGATGCGCGGCGAAAAATCTTCACCAGCAAGATCGAGACGCTGGCAAAGCTCCATATGTACGATCCCACGGCGATCGGGCTCGGCGACTTCGGCAAACCAGGCAATTATTTTGCGCGCCAGATCGACCGCTGGACCAAGCAGTATCGGGCGTCCGAGACGCAGCATATTCCGGAATTCGAGAAGGTTGCCGAATGGCTGCCGAGGACCGTGCCGGAGCAGGCGCGCGTCTCGATCGTCCATGGCGACTACCGCCTCGACAACATGATTTTCCATGCGACGGAACCGCGTGTGCAGGCGGTGCTGGACTGGGAGCTGTCGACGCTTGGCGATCCCATGGCCGACTTCACCTATCTGTTGATGCAGTGGGTCATGCCGGGCCTGGAGGGCGCCGACCTCAAGGCGCTCAACATCCCGAGCGTGGAGGAGGCGGCGCAGATCTATTGCAACGTCACCAAGATGACGGTGCCCGACCTCAACTGGTACTTCGCCTACAATCTGTTCCGTCTCGCCGGCATCACGCAAGGCATCGCCGGCCGCGTCCGCGACGGCACCGCGGCGAATGCCAAGGCCCTGGAGTCGGCCAAGCGCACCGTGCCGCTGTCGAAGGCGTCATGGGACTACGCGCAGAAGGCGGGCGCGGTGTAG
- a CDS encoding acyl-CoA dehydrogenase family protein — MDFDLSPKQKEWLDRVRSFMAKHVRPAVPVYDEQDRTGERWKVIPVLEDLKKKAKAEGLWNMFMPPNEHEDDEFRGAGLTNLEYALLSEEMGRITWASEVFNCSAPDTGNMEVFMRYGSKEQKRKWLRPLFDGEIRSAFLMTEPAVASSDATNIETSIKKDGDHYVINGRKWWSSGVGDPRCKIAILMGKTDFNAAKHQQQSQILVPLDTPGIKVEKMLPVFGFDDAPHGHAQVLLENVRVPKENILLGEGRGFEIAQGRLGPGRIHHCMRTIGKAEEALEKMVKRLSSRTAFGKKIVEHSVWEQRIGDARTNIEMTRLLCLKAADMMDKVGNKTAQAEIAMIKVAAPNMALKIIDEAIQSFGGAGVSDDAGLAKDYAHIRTLRLADGPDEVHNRAIARLEVRKYANSPSH, encoded by the coding sequence ATGGATTTCGATCTGTCGCCCAAGCAGAAGGAATGGCTCGACCGCGTGCGGTCCTTCATGGCCAAGCACGTGCGTCCGGCAGTGCCCGTTTATGACGAGCAGGATCGCACCGGCGAGCGCTGGAAGGTCATCCCGGTGCTGGAAGACCTCAAGAAGAAGGCGAAGGCCGAAGGTCTCTGGAACATGTTCATGCCGCCGAACGAGCATGAGGATGACGAATTCCGCGGCGCGGGATTGACCAATCTCGAATACGCGCTGCTCTCGGAAGAGATGGGCCGCATCACCTGGGCTTCGGAAGTGTTCAACTGTTCCGCGCCCGACACCGGCAACATGGAAGTGTTCATGCGCTACGGCTCCAAGGAGCAGAAGCGCAAATGGCTGCGTCCGCTGTTCGACGGCGAGATCCGCTCGGCCTTCCTGATGACGGAACCGGCGGTCGCCTCGTCCGACGCCACCAACATCGAGACCAGCATCAAGAAGGATGGCGACCACTACGTCATCAACGGCCGCAAATGGTGGTCGTCCGGCGTCGGCGATCCCCGCTGCAAGATTGCGATCCTGATGGGCAAGACCGATTTCAACGCGGCCAAGCATCAGCAGCAGTCGCAGATCCTGGTTCCGCTCGACACTCCCGGCATCAAGGTCGAGAAGATGTTGCCGGTGTTCGGCTTCGACGACGCGCCGCACGGCCACGCCCAGGTGCTGCTCGAGAACGTGCGCGTGCCCAAGGAGAACATCCTGTTAGGGGAGGGCCGCGGCTTCGAGATCGCGCAGGGCCGCCTTGGACCCGGCCGTATCCATCACTGCATGCGCACCATCGGCAAGGCCGAGGAAGCGCTGGAGAAGATGGTGAAGCGGCTCTCCTCGCGCACCGCCTTCGGCAAGAAGATCGTCGAGCACTCGGTGTGGGAGCAGCGCATTGGCGATGCCCGCACCAACATCGAGATGACGCGTCTGCTGTGCCTCAAGGCCGCCGACATGATGGACAAGGTCGGCAACAAGACCGCGCAGGCCGAGATCGCCATGATCAAGGTCGCCGCGCCCAACATGGCGCTGAAGATCATCGACGAGGCGATCCAGTCGTTTGGCGGCGCGGGCGTTTCCGACGATGCCGGCCTTGCCAAGGACTACGCCCACATCCGCACGCTGCGTCTCGCCGACGGTCCGGACGAGGTGCACAATCGCGCCATTGCAAGGCTCGAAGTTCGGAAGTATGCAAACTCTCCCAGTCACTAA
- a CDS encoding TetR/AcrR family transcriptional regulator, with translation MASDHTRSAILAAAERLYADRGFGDVTLRDIVAAANVNLAAVNYHFGSKDELIAELFVTRSIATNRERLRELKAAEEHGGGRAPIEVILHALVGPTLRGCLGPENQRSTAARFMIRASIESVPPIRRIKNREIDHLRKFAGAMRRALPDRSDVDIYWGLNFALAMAHHTIRESERLTKLSEGKCDLDDVEDVVARVVSVATMALTAGRVEAKAAARVAAR, from the coding sequence ATGGCCAGCGATCATACGAGGTCTGCCATTCTCGCCGCCGCCGAACGGCTCTACGCCGATCGCGGCTTCGGCGACGTGACGCTGCGCGACATCGTCGCGGCGGCCAATGTCAACCTGGCCGCGGTGAACTATCATTTCGGCTCGAAGGACGAACTCATCGCGGAGCTGTTCGTCACCCGCTCGATCGCCACGAACCGCGAGCGCCTGCGCGAGTTGAAGGCGGCGGAGGAGCACGGCGGCGGCCGCGCGCCGATCGAGGTGATCCTGCACGCGCTGGTCGGCCCGACCTTGCGCGGCTGCCTCGGTCCCGAGAACCAGCGCTCCACGGCGGCGCGCTTCATGATCCGCGCCTCGATCGAATCCGTGCCGCCGATCCGCCGCATCAAGAACCGCGAGATCGACCATCTGCGCAAATTCGCCGGCGCAATGCGCCGCGCCCTGCCCGACCGCAGCGACGTCGACATCTATTGGGGCCTCAACTTCGCGCTGGCCATGGCGCACCACACCATCCGCGAAAGCGAGCGGCTGACGAAGCTGTCGGAAGGCAAATGCGATCTCGACGACGTCGAGGACGTGGTCGCGCGCGTCGTCAGCGTGGCGACGATGGCACTGACGGCGGGACGGGTAGAGGCCAAGGCGGCGGCGAGAGTCGCGGCGCGCTGA
- a CDS encoding RidA family protein has translation MKREALRVEPISTFLDRWKAPTSPVTRAGNMIFVAGLPPFDPETGELAEMPIERQSEIIMEQMKLCLQTAGASLDNVMKCNVYCTSTKHFAAFNAVYARYFPVDPPARIFVVTPEWFGPFDVEIDCIAMM, from the coding sequence ATGAAACGCGAAGCGCTCCGCGTCGAACCGATTTCGACATTCCTCGACCGCTGGAAGGCGCCGACCTCGCCGGTGACGCGCGCCGGCAACATGATCTTCGTTGCCGGCCTGCCGCCATTCGACCCGGAGACGGGCGAGCTTGCCGAGATGCCGATCGAGCGGCAGAGCGAGATCATCATGGAGCAGATGAAGCTGTGCCTTCAGACGGCCGGTGCATCGCTCGACAACGTCATGAAGTGCAACGTCTACTGCACCTCGACGAAACATTTCGCCGCCTTCAATGCAGTCTATGCGCGCTACTTCCCGGTCGATCCGCCGGCGCGGATCTTCGTCGTTACGCCCGAATGGTTCGGCCCCTTCGACGTCGAGATCGATTGCATCGCGATGATGTGA
- a CDS encoding 3-keto-5-aminohexanoate cleavage protein, with product MTTTGKTIITCAITGNLTKPEQSPYLPITPEQIATSALEAAEAGAAIAHIHVRDPATGRPSMSIDLYRDVVDRIRARNKSLVINLTTGPGGRFVPSIEDPRVAGPGTTLLQPEKRVEHIELLKPDICTLDLNTMNSGGEVVINTPRNVRIMAERMKAAGVLPEIELFDSGDCHLARDLFADGTLKGPGLFSLVLGVKYGFSATPETMFYARSLLPPGAIWSGFGIGRAEFPMVAQAWLLGGHVRVGMEDNLYMSKGVLAKTNAELVAHAASILKSLGASVATAADARAMLGLAQ from the coding sequence ATGACGACCACCGGCAAAACCATCATCACCTGCGCGATCACCGGCAATCTGACAAAACCCGAGCAGTCGCCGTATCTCCCGATCACGCCCGAGCAGATCGCGACCTCCGCGCTGGAGGCGGCCGAAGCCGGCGCCGCCATCGCGCATATCCATGTGCGCGATCCCGCCACGGGCCGCCCCTCGATGTCGATCGACCTCTACCGCGACGTGGTGGATCGCATCCGCGCCCGCAACAAGAGCCTCGTCATCAATCTCACCACCGGCCCCGGCGGGCGCTTCGTGCCCTCGATCGAGGATCCGCGCGTTGCCGGGCCCGGCACAACGCTCCTCCAGCCCGAAAAGCGCGTCGAGCATATCGAGCTGCTCAAGCCCGACATCTGCACGCTCGATCTCAACACCATGAATTCCGGCGGCGAGGTCGTGATCAACACGCCGCGCAACGTCCGCATCATGGCCGAGCGGATGAAGGCCGCCGGCGTGCTGCCGGAGATCGAGCTGTTCGATTCCGGCGACTGCCATCTGGCGCGCGACCTGTTCGCCGACGGCACCCTGAAGGGGCCGGGCCTGTTCTCGCTCGTGCTCGGGGTGAAGTACGGTTTCTCCGCGACGCCGGAGACGATGTTCTATGCCCGCAGCCTGCTGCCGCCGGGCGCGATCTGGTCCGGCTTCGGCATCGGCCGCGCCGAATTCCCGATGGTGGCGCAGGCTTGGCTGCTCGGCGGCCACGTCCGCGTCGGCATGGAGGACAATCTCTACATGTCCAAGGGTGTGCTGGCGAAGACCAATGCCGAGTTGGTCGCGCATGCTGCCAGCATTTTGAAGAGCCTGGGAGCGAGCGTTGCCACCGCAGCTGACGCGCGCGCGATGCTGGGGCTGGCACAATAG
- a CDS encoding CaiB/BaiF CoA transferase family protein — MSALPLSGIKILDLTRVLAGPLSAQMLGDLGAEVIKIERPGTGDDARAFGPPYLTDPEGKANNNNSFYLCANRNKKSVTVNIAKPEGQAIIRELAKDCDVFMENYKVGDLKRYGLDYETIKAINPGIIYCSVTGFGQTGPYAPRAGYDAILQAMGGLMSVTGHIDGEPGEGPMKVGPSIVDYMTGMNTSIGILSALYHRDVNRGQGQHIDVCLFDTVIASLSHWLQIYLVNGKTPPRRGTWGNGGMPAGVFRCTDGELMLVVGNDGQFQRTCAVLGAPELASDPRFVKNNDRVVHGKEIMAIFAGLFLKQPVAYWLDKLEEAGVPSGPINNFEQVFADPHVQSRGMRVKVDHPFQPDLSLIRNALTLSGTPIETYRAPPLLGEHTQEVLGGKLGYDAGKIDELKKQGII, encoded by the coding sequence ATGTCGGCCCTGCCGCTCTCAGGCATCAAGATCCTTGACCTCACCCGCGTGCTTGCCGGGCCGCTGTCGGCCCAGATGCTGGGCGACTTAGGTGCGGAGGTGATCAAGATCGAGCGGCCGGGCACCGGTGACGACGCGCGCGCCTTCGGGCCGCCTTACCTGACCGACCCTGAAGGCAAGGCGAACAACAACAACTCGTTCTACCTCTGCGCCAACCGCAACAAGAAGTCGGTCACCGTCAACATCGCCAAGCCCGAGGGGCAGGCGATCATCCGCGAACTCGCCAAGGACTGCGACGTCTTCATGGAGAACTACAAGGTCGGCGATCTCAAGCGCTACGGCCTCGACTACGAGACGATCAAGGCGATCAACCCGGGCATCATCTATTGCTCGGTGACCGGCTTCGGCCAGACCGGCCCTTACGCGCCGCGCGCCGGCTATGACGCCATCCTCCAGGCGATGGGCGGCCTGATGAGCGTCACCGGCCATATCGACGGCGAGCCCGGCGAGGGCCCGATGAAGGTCGGCCCGTCGATCGTCGACTACATGACCGGCATGAATACCTCGATCGGGATTCTCTCGGCGCTCTACCATCGCGACGTCAATCGCGGGCAGGGACAGCACATCGACGTTTGCCTGTTCGACACCGTCATCGCCTCGCTGTCGCACTGGTTGCAGATCTACCTCGTCAACGGCAAGACCCCGCCGCGCCGCGGCACCTGGGGCAATGGCGGCATGCCGGCCGGTGTGTTCCGCTGCACCGACGGCGAATTGATGCTGGTGGTCGGCAATGACGGCCAGTTCCAGCGCACCTGCGCCGTGCTCGGCGCGCCGGAGCTTGCCAGCGATCCGCGCTTCGTCAAGAACAACGACCGCGTCGTGCACGGCAAGGAGATCATGGCGATCTTCGCCGGCCTGTTCCTGAAGCAGCCGGTGGCCTACTGGCTGGACAAGCTGGAGGAGGCCGGCGTGCCGTCGGGGCCGATCAACAATTTCGAGCAGGTGTTTGCCGACCCGCACGTGCAGTCGCGTGGCATGCGGGTGAAGGTCGACCATCCGTTCCAGCCGGATCTGTCGCTGATCCGCAACGCGCTGACACTCTCGGGGACCCCGATCGAGACCTACCGCGCCCCGCCGCTGCTCGGCGAGCACACGCAGGAGGTGCTCGGCGGCAAGCTCGGCTATGATGCGGGCAAGATCGACGAGCTGAAGAAGCAGGGGATCATCTAG
- a CDS encoding MFS transporter: MRFLKSDGRLIGVLLVLAVTQLIGWGTIGLPPIVGRDLAADLGMSLPMVFAGTSVLYVSMGLCAPWLAKSFARHGARNVMMAGTVIAIPGYILLSFAREPILYFTAWIVLGLAGSATLSTGAYIMLNEVAGRWAKNAIGGLMLVTGLSGSIFWPTTSYLSDLLGWRGTCLVYAAMMLVINLPLYAFFAPRRKIAKDDGREAVKAAPPPAIAKSTFGLVVIAITLNAFVNFGVGAIMIELLRAEGLAPAQALAFGSMLGVIQVSARGLDFLGGGRWDGITTGLVAGTALPVAMLLLMTGEGATWAVAVFILLYGAGSGAMAVARATIPLVFYDQAEFAKAMSMIALPLNLASAISPPLLVGLLTQFGSRGALGLTFVFSCATVLILVLLGRRRPQTAAAAAT; the protein is encoded by the coding sequence ATGCGGTTCTTGAAATCTGACGGCAGGCTGATCGGGGTCCTGCTGGTGCTCGCGGTCACCCAATTGATCGGGTGGGGGACAATCGGCCTTCCGCCCATCGTCGGGCGCGATCTCGCCGCCGATCTCGGCATGAGCCTGCCGATGGTGTTTGCCGGCACCTCGGTGCTTTACGTCTCGATGGGGCTGTGTGCACCCTGGCTCGCCAAATCCTTTGCACGGCATGGGGCGCGAAACGTGATGATGGCGGGCACGGTCATCGCCATCCCCGGTTACATTCTGCTGTCCTTCGCCCGCGAGCCAATCCTCTATTTCACCGCCTGGATCGTGCTCGGCCTGGCCGGCAGCGCCACGCTCTCGACCGGCGCCTATATCATGCTGAACGAAGTCGCCGGTCGCTGGGCCAAGAACGCCATCGGCGGGCTCATGCTGGTGACGGGGCTGTCCGGCAGCATCTTCTGGCCGACCACGTCGTATCTGAGCGATCTGCTCGGCTGGCGCGGGACGTGCCTCGTCTATGCGGCGATGATGCTCGTCATCAACCTTCCGCTCTATGCATTCTTTGCCCCCCGCCGAAAAATCGCCAAGGACGATGGCCGAGAGGCGGTCAAGGCTGCGCCGCCGCCTGCGATTGCCAAGAGCACCTTCGGTCTTGTCGTCATCGCGATCACGCTCAACGCCTTCGTCAATTTCGGCGTCGGCGCCATCATGATCGAGCTGCTCCGCGCGGAAGGGCTGGCACCCGCCCAGGCGCTCGCGTTCGGCTCGATGCTCGGCGTGATCCAGGTCAGCGCCCGCGGGCTGGATTTCCTCGGCGGTGGGCGGTGGGACGGGATCACGACCGGGCTCGTCGCGGGCACGGCCTTGCCCGTGGCCATGTTGCTGTTGATGACAGGCGAGGGCGCGACCTGGGCGGTCGCCGTCTTCATCCTGCTCTACGGCGCCGGCAGCGGCGCGATGGCGGTGGCGCGGGCGACGATCCCGCTGGTGTTCTACGACCAGGCCGAGTTCGCCAAGGCGATGTCGATGATCGCGCTGCCGCTCAATCTGGCATCCGCGATCTCGCCGCCGCTCCTGGTCGGCCTGCTTACCCAGTTCGGCAGCCGCGGTGCGCTCGGCCTCACCTTCGTCTTCTCCTGCGCGACGGTGCTGATCCTGGTCTTGCTCGGCCGCCGTCGTCCGCAGACGGCGGCCGCCGCCGCGACTTGA
- a CDS encoding 3-keto-5-aminohexanoate cleavage protein, protein MNPVVVAVAITGSVPRKKDNPAVPILPSEQIESTHRAFEAGATLAHIHVRNDDETPSSDPERFALVQEGIKKHCPEMIVQFSTGGRGRDPLARGSSLYLKPDMASLSTGSVNFPTIVYENSAALVETLATGMKANGIRPEIEIFDLSHLHGARRLIEAGLIDARPHVQFVMGVKNAMPADEHVLDILLGELRRLIPKATWTAAGIGRHQAEVMGWALARGADAVRTGLEDNIRIDQTRLAASNAELVTIAAEAVARHGRRVATASEARSLLGIAV, encoded by the coding sequence ATGAACCCTGTCGTCGTTGCCGTCGCCATCACGGGCTCCGTTCCGCGCAAGAAGGACAATCCGGCGGTGCCGATTCTGCCGTCCGAACAGATCGAGTCGACGCACAGGGCCTTCGAGGCCGGCGCCACGCTCGCGCATATCCATGTTCGAAACGATGACGAGACCCCGTCATCCGACCCGGAGCGCTTTGCCCTGGTGCAGGAGGGGATCAAAAAGCATTGTCCGGAAATGATCGTTCAATTCTCGACCGGCGGGCGGGGCCGCGATCCCTTGGCGCGGGGATCGTCGCTCTATCTGAAGCCCGACATGGCCTCGCTGTCGACGGGATCAGTGAACTTTCCGACCATCGTCTATGAGAACAGCGCCGCCCTGGTCGAGACCCTCGCGACAGGCATGAAGGCGAATGGCATCCGGCCTGAAATCGAGATCTTCGATCTGTCGCATCTGCATGGCGCCCGCCGCCTGATCGAGGCGGGGCTGATTGACGCGCGTCCGCACGTGCAGTTCGTCATGGGCGTCAAGAACGCGATGCCGGCCGACGAGCATGTTCTCGACATTCTCCTCGGAGAGCTGAGGCGGCTGATCCCGAAAGCGACGTGGACGGCGGCCGGAATCGGACGTCATCAGGCCGAGGTCATGGGCTGGGCGCTCGCGCGGGGTGCCGACGCGGTCCGCACCGGGCTCGAGGACAATATCAGGATCGACCAGACGCGCCTCGCCGCCAGCAATGCGGAGCTCGTGACCATCGCCGCCGAAGCTGTCGCGCGCCACGGCCGGCGCGTTGCGACCGCTTCCGAGGCGCGATCCCTGCTCGGGATCGCGGTGTAG
- a CDS encoding MFS transporter codes for MTATRDMSQSRKAAASGWIGSALEYYDFFIYATAASLIFPQIFFPSDNPTVAIVASLATYGVGYVARPIGAFVLGHWGDTHGRKTVLIVCMFLMGTSTMAVGLLPTYQQVGVLAPILLVILRLVQGFAVAGEISGASSMILEHAPFGRRGFYASFALQGVQAGQILAAAVFLPLAAYMPTEAFNSWGWRIPFLLSFFVIVAGYIIRREVDETPAFAREGERGETPRAPIVEAIKLSWRDMLRVICMALMNVIPVVATIFGAAYAVQPAYGIGFAKDVYLWIPVLGNMLAVFVIPFVGNLSDKVGRKPPIIVGALLSGLLAFLYLYAISIKNVPLAILVSLLMWGVVYQGYNAIFPSFYPELFPTRTRVSAMAISQNIGTTITALLPALFATVAPPGSTNIPLTVGAIAFGITVIAALAAVTARETYRVSIDDLGNPEAVPMPRADYERQRADAASAAAAVRA; via the coding sequence ATGACCGCGACCCGCGACATGAGTCAATCTAGGAAGGCTGCTGCCAGCGGCTGGATCGGGTCGGCTCTCGAATATTATGACTTCTTCATCTACGCGACGGCCGCGTCGCTGATCTTCCCGCAGATATTCTTCCCGTCGGACAATCCCACCGTCGCGATCGTCGCATCGCTGGCAACCTACGGTGTCGGCTATGTGGCCCGGCCGATCGGCGCCTTCGTGCTCGGACATTGGGGCGACACCCATGGCCGCAAGACCGTTCTCATCGTCTGCATGTTCCTGATGGGCACCTCGACCATGGCGGTGGGACTCCTGCCGACCTATCAGCAGGTCGGCGTCCTCGCGCCGATCCTGCTCGTCATCCTGCGCCTCGTGCAGGGATTTGCCGTGGCCGGTGAGATCTCCGGCGCGAGTTCAATGATTCTGGAGCATGCGCCGTTCGGCCGCCGCGGCTTCTACGCCAGTTTCGCCCTTCAGGGTGTGCAGGCCGGGCAGATTCTCGCCGCCGCCGTCTTCCTGCCGCTGGCGGCGTACATGCCGACCGAGGCCTTCAACAGCTGGGGCTGGCGGATTCCCTTCCTGCTCAGCTTCTTCGTCATCGTCGCAGGCTATATCATTCGCCGCGAGGTCGACGAGACCCCTGCCTTTGCCCGCGAGGGCGAGCGGGGAGAGACGCCGCGGGCGCCCATCGTCGAGGCCATCAAGCTGAGCTGGCGCGACATGCTCAGGGTCATCTGCATGGCGCTGATGAACGTCATTCCGGTCGTTGCTACCATCTTCGGTGCGGCCTACGCGGTCCAGCCGGCCTATGGCATCGGCTTTGCCAAGGACGTCTATCTCTGGATCCCGGTGCTCGGAAACATGCTGGCCGTGTTCGTCATTCCCTTCGTCGGCAATCTCTCCGACAAGGTCGGCCGCAAGCCTCCGATCATCGTGGGCGCGCTGCTCTCCGGCTTGCTCGCCTTCCTCTATCTCTATGCCATCAGCATCAAGAACGTGCCGCTGGCGATCCTCGTGTCGCTCCTGATGTGGGGCGTCGTCTATCAGGGCTACAACGCGATCTTCCCGAGCTTTTACCCCGAGCTGTTTCCGACGCGCACGCGTGTCTCGGCGATGGCGATCTCGCAGAACATCGGAACGACCATCACCGCGTTGCTTCCTGCCTTGTTTGCGACTGTGGCGCCTCCAGGCTCAACCAACATTCCGCTGACGGTGGGGGCGATCGCCTTCGGCATCACGGTGATTGCGGCGCTTGCGGCCGTCACGGCCCGGGAAACCTATCGGGTCAGCATCGACGATCTCGGCAATCCCGAGGCCGTTCCGATGCCGCGGGCAGATTATGAGCGGCAGCGTGCGGACGCGGCGAGCGCCGCCGCCGCAGTTCGTGCCTGA